A genomic segment from Vicinamibacterales bacterium encodes:
- a CDS encoding M1 family metallopeptidase codes for MTDRKGLRRLGRLGRLALLAAALTQAAPSAQTPGGPARQSPRNANYDIDVTLDPAARTLTGSEVITWRNLGTLAAYSVRVHLYWNAFRNTNSTWLKQRKLVGDDAFGDAPEGDFGYTEVATISVLNDDGTDRADLKPVLRYISPDDQNLDDRSLASAELPTPVQPGETLRLRITWKGRFPANFDRTGAIGNYFFVSQWFPKLGVFEAGGWTAHQFFANSEFFSDFGRYDVRMTVPTGWVLGATGVEQSRIDAGAGRTTHRYVQDDVHDFAWTTSPDFIERTARFEHSGLPPVEMRLLLQPEHAGFADRHFTGTAAALRYYGEWYGAYPYGHITIVDPAFQSDSGGMEYPTLFTGGTRWLSPRGSNDPEYVVLHEAGHQFWYGMVANNETERAWMDEGFNEYSDSRVQAEALQPNYFVQRFFGDFIPWQFRDIPLKRATDTNWMNTYRRMGDRDALSTPTFQLWPATHQAQSYHKTALMLHTLERKHTWEVMQKVLSTYFSRWQFKHPQPDDFFAVVEEVTGLPHAWFFDQVYRSSNKFDYGIERLDSEPVSSRGLSDGLTFEDRKSEGTYRTTVVVRRLEAGVFPVDVLVTFSNGEQVREAWDGRARWHAFTFDRPVKAVSAQVDPERVLLLDTNYTNNSRVMAPATEAAATKWSLRWMVWVQDLLMTYAFFV; via the coding sequence GTGACCGACAGAAAAGGACTCCGGCGACTCGGGCGCCTCGGGCGCCTCGCGCTGCTCGCAGCGGCCCTGACCCAGGCCGCCCCCTCGGCCCAGACCCCGGGCGGTCCCGCGCGGCAGTCCCCCCGGAACGCCAACTACGACATCGACGTCACGCTGGATCCCGCCGCCCGCACCCTGACCGGGAGCGAGGTCATCACCTGGCGGAACCTCGGCACGCTGGCTGCCTATTCCGTTCGCGTCCACCTCTATTGGAACGCCTTCCGCAACACCAACTCGACGTGGCTGAAGCAGCGCAAGCTGGTGGGCGATGATGCGTTTGGCGACGCTCCCGAGGGCGATTTCGGTTACACCGAGGTCGCGACCATCTCGGTGCTCAACGATGACGGCACGGACCGGGCCGACCTGAAGCCGGTGCTCCGCTACATCTCTCCGGACGATCAGAACCTGGACGACCGCTCGCTGGCGTCGGCGGAGCTGCCCACGCCGGTCCAGCCGGGCGAAACGCTGCGGCTGCGCATCACGTGGAAGGGCCGGTTCCCGGCCAACTTCGACCGCACCGGCGCCATCGGCAACTACTTCTTCGTGTCGCAGTGGTTCCCCAAGCTCGGCGTGTTCGAAGCCGGCGGCTGGACGGCGCACCAGTTTTTTGCCAACTCGGAGTTCTTCTCTGACTTCGGCCGTTACGATGTCCGCATGACGGTGCCGACCGGCTGGGTGCTGGGCGCGACCGGCGTCGAGCAGTCGCGGATCGACGCAGGCGCGGGCCGGACCACCCATCGGTATGTCCAGGACGATGTCCACGATTTCGCGTGGACGACGAGCCCGGACTTCATCGAGCGGACCGCGCGGTTCGAGCACAGCGGCCTGCCGCCGGTGGAGATGCGGCTGCTGCTGCAGCCGGAACACGCCGGCTTCGCGGATCGCCACTTCACCGGCACCGCCGCGGCCCTCCGCTACTACGGTGAGTGGTACGGCGCCTACCCGTACGGCCACATCACGATTGTCGATCCGGCGTTCCAGAGCGACTCGGGCGGCATGGAGTATCCGACGCTGTTCACCGGCGGCACGCGGTGGCTGTCACCCCGCGGCAGCAACGATCCCGAATACGTCGTGCTGCACGAGGCGGGTCACCAGTTCTGGTACGGCATGGTGGCGAACAATGAGACCGAGCGCGCCTGGATGGACGAGGGGTTCAACGAGTACTCCGATTCGCGCGTGCAAGCCGAGGCGCTGCAGCCCAACTACTTCGTGCAGCGCTTCTTCGGCGACTTCATCCCCTGGCAGTTCCGCGACATCCCGCTGAAGCGGGCGACCGACACCAACTGGATGAACACCTATCGGCGCATGGGCGATCGCGACGCGCTGTCGACGCCCACCTTCCAGTTGTGGCCCGCCACGCACCAGGCGCAGTCGTACCACAAGACGGCGCTGATGCTGCACACGCTCGAGCGGAAGCACACCTGGGAAGTGATGCAGAAGGTGCTGTCCACCTACTTCTCGCGGTGGCAGTTCAAGCATCCGCAGCCGGACGACTTCTTCGCAGTGGTTGAAGAAGTCACGGGCCTGCCGCACGCGTGGTTCTTCGACCAGGTGTACCGCAGCTCGAACAAGTTCGACTACGGCATCGAGCGGCTCGACAGCGAGCCCGTCTCGTCGCGAGGGCTCAGCGACGGCCTGACCTTCGAGGACCGGAAGTCGGAGGGCACGTATCGCACGACCGTGGTGGTGCGGCGTCTCGAGGCCGGCGTCTTTCCGGTCGATGTCCTGGTCACGTTCAGCAACGGCGAGCAGGTCCGCGAGGCGTGGGATGGCCGCGCGCGCTGGCACGCGTTCACGTTCGACCGGCCGGTCAAGGCGGTGTCGGCGCAGGTCGATCCCGAGCGCGTGTTGCTGCTCGACACCAACTACACGAACAACAGCCGCGTGATGGCACCCGCGACCGAGGCGGCAGCCACGAAGTGGTCGCTCCGCTGGATGGTGTGGGTGCAGGATCTGCTGATGACTTACGCGTTCTTTGTTTAG
- a CDS encoding sigma-54 dependent transcriptional regulator, whose protein sequence is MDAIPRIERMADRNLLERMKLLAAEGLGRIGRAADGARLMAEAVSANPDPPLEMLAEASRVAGRLTADDNQAAAASYFDRAARILVSVGNLTAGAEIQRDALETAPRTALAGTAFTGGDSGDGLAVGEDPPSHDGPDRRPPAAALTERIAALVDLAAHPPLLATETLSLIADTQAALHARIVETRPDGTHHWPAAYAAPDAPAWRADHPDTIRMALGSHRDRQFAIAALPRPTATARATLLAVERMVHTALALARARHQEREQTALWPEPSPEQQLGLVCASERMLELVKSVRRVAPSNVTVLITGETGVGKELFARALHQASARHDRLFLPFNCTTVPRDIIDSQLFGYRRGAFTGALDDSPGLIRAAAGGTLFLDEIGEMSAEAQPKLLRFLESGEILPLGETRPQFVDVRVVAATNANLDQLVTEGRFREDLYYRLNVIPLHVPPLRERREEIPLLVEHFLDKFAHELQKPMLRVAEETLEYLVLYRWPGNVRQLANEVRRMVALAEPGAVLMPEHLSSVIAASRRTVPANQRTLEPTEMVMRIDQPLAAAAEHLERALIQRALKTCDGKVEDAAKMLGLSRKGLYLKRMRLGIE, encoded by the coding sequence ATGGATGCCATCCCTCGCATCGAGCGCATGGCCGATCGCAACCTGCTGGAACGGATGAAACTGCTGGCGGCGGAAGGCCTCGGGCGCATTGGGCGGGCTGCTGACGGCGCCAGGCTGATGGCCGAGGCGGTCAGCGCCAACCCCGACCCGCCACTCGAGATGCTGGCCGAGGCCTCGCGCGTCGCCGGCCGCCTCACCGCCGACGACAACCAGGCGGCCGCCGCCAGCTACTTCGACCGCGCCGCCCGCATCCTGGTCAGCGTCGGCAACCTCACCGCCGGCGCCGAGATCCAGCGCGACGCCCTGGAAACCGCGCCGCGAACCGCGCTCGCCGGCACCGCCTTTACCGGCGGCGACAGCGGCGACGGACTCGCCGTTGGCGAAGACCCGCCGTCGCACGATGGCCCGGATCGGCGGCCACCGGCCGCGGCCCTCACCGAACGCATTGCCGCCCTCGTTGACCTGGCCGCGCACCCGCCCCTCCTCGCGACCGAAACGCTTTCGTTGATTGCCGACACCCAGGCCGCCCTGCACGCCCGCATTGTCGAGACCCGGCCGGATGGCACGCACCACTGGCCGGCCGCCTACGCGGCGCCCGACGCGCCGGCATGGCGCGCCGATCACCCGGACACGATCCGCATGGCCCTCGGCTCGCATCGCGACCGGCAATTCGCCATCGCCGCCCTGCCGCGCCCCACGGCGACGGCCCGGGCCACGCTGCTCGCCGTGGAACGGATGGTGCACACCGCCCTGGCGCTCGCCCGCGCCCGGCACCAGGAGCGCGAGCAGACGGCGCTGTGGCCCGAACCCTCGCCGGAACAGCAACTCGGCCTGGTGTGCGCGTCTGAACGGATGCTGGAACTGGTGAAGTCGGTGCGCCGGGTGGCGCCGTCGAACGTGACGGTGCTGATCACGGGCGAGACCGGCGTCGGCAAGGAGCTGTTCGCGCGCGCCCTGCACCAGGCCTCGGCCCGGCACGACCGCCTCTTCCTGCCGTTCAATTGCACCACCGTCCCGCGCGACATCATCGACAGCCAGTTGTTCGGCTATCGCCGCGGCGCCTTCACCGGCGCTCTCGACGACTCCCCCGGCCTGATCCGCGCCGCCGCCGGCGGCACCCTGTTCCTCGACGAGATCGGCGAGATGAGCGCCGAGGCGCAGCCGAAGCTGCTCCGCTTCCTCGAGTCCGGCGAAATCCTCCCGCTCGGAGAGACCCGTCCCCAATTCGTGGACGTCCGCGTCGTCGCGGCCACCAACGCCAACCTCGACCAGCTGGTGACTGAGGGCCGGTTCCGCGAAGACCTCTACTACCGGCTCAACGTGATCCCGCTGCACGTGCCGCCGCTCCGGGAACGGCGCGAAGAGATCCCGCTGCTGGTGGAACACTTCCTCGACAAGTTCGCGCACGAGCTGCAGAAGCCGATGCTGCGGGTGGCGGAGGAGACCCTCGAGTATCTCGTGCTCTACCGATGGCCAGGCAACGTGCGGCAACTCGCCAACGAAGTGCGCCGCATGGTGGCGCTGGCGGAACCGGGCGCGGTGCTGATGCCGGAGCACCTGTCGTCGGTCATCGCCGCCAGCCGCCGCACCGTGCCGGCCAATCAGCGGACGCTCGAACCCACCGAGATGGTGATGCGGATCGATCAGCCGCTGGCGGCCGCGGCCGAGCACCTGGAGCGCGCGCTGATCCAGCGCGCCCTCAAGACGTGCGACGGCAAGGTGGAGGACGCCGCGAAAATGCTCGGGCTGTCGCGCAAGGGCCTCTACCTCAAGCGGATGCGCCTCGGCATCGAATAG
- a CDS encoding GNAT family N-acetyltransferase, with translation MPVLSQDDVCLREVQLSDAAALTALFSKPEVSAHLDPPPGTISEFGAWIALSQSRRSDRRAACYTLLTGNEEVSGLFMALRLDDDRAEIGFAMSPDLWGTGVFLTAVTLYLDFLFNEWGVTSLVGKTLVRNGRGVGAMRKLGAHVVKESTRNGQPELIWTLEPRQSA, from the coding sequence TTGCCCGTACTCTCGCAGGACGACGTGTGCCTGCGCGAAGTACAGCTGTCTGACGCGGCGGCGCTAACGGCGCTGTTCTCGAAGCCCGAGGTGTCGGCACACCTCGATCCGCCTCCCGGAACCATCTCCGAGTTCGGGGCGTGGATTGCGCTCAGCCAGTCGCGCCGGTCCGATCGCCGCGCCGCTTGCTACACCCTGCTCACCGGCAACGAGGAAGTGTCGGGCTTGTTCATGGCGCTGCGGCTCGATGACGACCGCGCGGAAATCGGCTTTGCGATGTCGCCGGACCTGTGGGGGACCGGCGTGTTCCTGACGGCCGTCACCCTCTACCTGGACTTCCTGTTCAACGAGTGGGGCGTGACATCGCTGGTCGGCAAGACATTGGTGCGCAACGGCCGCGGCGTGGGCGCCATGCGGAAGCTGGGCGCGCACGTGGTCAAGGAATCGACCAGGAACGGCCAGCCGGAACTGATCTGGACGCTGGAACCGCGACAGTCCGCCTGA
- a CDS encoding HD domain-containing phosphohydrolase — translation MSLQFGALPRPVRAYVTGVSAIGIIVAFHSLAQLLLQQVDLQWLILAALTLLTGTFTVRIPGVRARLSVSDTFVFASVLLFGPAAGTITALLDALIISLRLGHHAREPFRVIFNVAAVALSTTLSGHLFFAVAGVPPYSIANTPLSQILFPLFLFTLSYFLLNSWLVAFALALEQQKSPLVIWRENFLWLSVNYFGGGSVAGLLVTYTREIDFTTLGIIVPLLLISYLTFKTSLGRIEDANKHLMHVNKMYLSTIETLAMAIDAKDQITHGHIRRVQRYAVGLARAVGVNDDTQIKAIEAAALLHDMGKLAIPEFILNKPGRLTPNEFDVMKQHANIGADILSSIQFPYPVVPIVRHHHESWDGTGYPTGLKGVAIPLGARVLSVVDCFDALTSDRPYRPRLSVEDAIAILIQRRGSMYDPLIVDKFIEAQQELSELAQENDVEKDAIDSIATKLRVIPEPPPPDLVDVSDRLPLKVLSLLQSITPCPPGISVEDLGVVVSRQVLRLTNARSMALYGVDENGHSIRCVFADGPLSQLVGGPEIRLGDKLSGWVAAHRTPIWNSDATLDLPIELARSSGVGLGSSVPLVDGDVLVGTLTFYAPSGSEIAVEQRVLIQSVAPLLAAALATSMAHDQVASVDGTSRTSRETLYVILDALLSHRAHGVDRSHPDFLSVVLVTFLNATSSERHREATQTTFQTELAAASGRIGIVRLSSSELLVTAPLRALTGIGFDPASASKPLLMVRNIKIAEIANSLQLREVLGLIQSGEPQLDGKPLVH, via the coding sequence ATGTCTCTTCAGTTCGGGGCCCTACCGAGGCCAGTCCGTGCCTACGTGACCGGAGTGTCGGCGATTGGAATCATCGTCGCCTTTCATTCCCTCGCGCAATTACTACTGCAGCAGGTCGACTTGCAGTGGCTCATTCTTGCTGCCCTGACCCTCTTGACAGGCACTTTTACGGTTCGCATACCAGGAGTGCGGGCACGACTCTCCGTTTCTGACACGTTCGTTTTTGCCTCGGTCCTGCTTTTTGGGCCCGCCGCCGGAACGATTACGGCCCTCCTAGACGCGCTGATTATCTCCCTCAGGCTCGGCCATCACGCGCGAGAACCGTTTAGGGTCATCTTCAACGTCGCCGCCGTTGCTCTGTCTACAACACTCTCAGGACACCTCTTCTTCGCCGTCGCGGGTGTGCCCCCCTATTCGATAGCCAACACGCCTCTGTCGCAGATTCTGTTCCCTCTTTTCTTATTTACGCTTTCGTATTTCTTGCTGAATAGCTGGCTTGTTGCGTTTGCTCTGGCCCTAGAACAGCAGAAGTCGCCCCTGGTTATCTGGCGTGAGAACTTCCTGTGGCTGTCAGTGAACTACTTTGGTGGCGGCTCTGTTGCGGGCCTGCTCGTGACGTACACGAGAGAGATAGACTTCACGACGCTCGGAATCATCGTTCCTCTACTCCTGATTTCGTATCTAACATTCAAGACTTCACTCGGAAGAATCGAAGATGCCAACAAGCATCTGATGCACGTCAATAAGATGTATCTGTCGACGATCGAAACCCTTGCAATGGCAATCGATGCGAAAGACCAAATCACGCATGGCCACATTCGACGAGTCCAGCGATACGCGGTTGGCTTAGCGCGAGCAGTTGGGGTAAACGACGACACACAGATCAAGGCAATCGAAGCGGCGGCCCTCCTCCACGACATGGGTAAACTCGCAATACCGGAATTCATCTTGAACAAGCCGGGACGACTGACGCCGAACGAATTCGACGTGATGAAACAGCACGCGAACATTGGAGCGGACATCCTTTCATCGATTCAGTTCCCATATCCGGTGGTGCCAATCGTTCGACATCATCACGAGAGTTGGGACGGCACTGGATATCCGACTGGCCTTAAGGGTGTCGCGATCCCACTTGGTGCCCGGGTATTGTCGGTCGTCGACTGTTTCGACGCGTTGACGTCCGATCGACCCTATCGGCCGAGGCTCTCGGTAGAGGATGCTATTGCGATCTTGATTCAACGCAGAGGGTCAATGTACGACCCCCTGATAGTGGACAAGTTCATCGAGGCCCAGCAAGAACTGTCGGAACTGGCCCAAGAGAATGACGTCGAGAAAGACGCCATCGATTCGATCGCCACAAAGCTACGGGTAATACCCGAACCGCCTCCGCCCGACCTTGTCGATGTATCCGACCGGCTTCCGCTCAAAGTTCTGTCGCTCTTGCAATCGATCACACCTTGCCCACCTGGAATCTCTGTTGAAGACCTTGGTGTAGTCGTTTCAAGACAAGTGCTCCGACTCACCAATGCTCGCTCGATGGCCCTGTACGGCGTGGATGAAAACGGGCACTCAATCCGGTGTGTTTTTGCGGACGGACCCCTATCGCAACTAGTCGGCGGCCCCGAAATCCGTCTCGGCGACAAGCTCTCGGGATGGGTTGCCGCCCATCGAACCCCTATATGGAACTCTGATGCAACGCTTGATCTTCCGATCGAACTCGCACGATCTTCAGGAGTTGGCCTCGGCTCAAGCGTCCCCCTAGTCGACGGAGACGTCTTGGTCGGCACTCTGACGTTCTACGCACCTTCAGGCTCAGAAATCGCGGTCGAGCAGCGGGTTCTGATTCAATCGGTTGCCCCTTTGTTGGCGGCTGCTCTTGCGACTTCAATGGCCCATGATCAGGTGGCATCGGTTGACGGCACTAGCCGAACGTCACGGGAAACGCTTTACGTCATTCTGGACGCCCTCTTATCCCATCGGGCGCACGGAGTCGACCGCAGCCATCCCGATTTCTTGTCCGTGGTTTTGGTCACGTTTTTGAATGCTACGAGCTCGGAACGACATCGGGAGGCCACTCAGACCACCTTCCAAACAGAGCTGGCCGCAGCATCGGGCCGAATTGGCATCGTTCGACTCTCCTCAAGCGAACTCCTTGTCACAGCACCTCTTCGGGCACTTACGGGAATCGGTTTCGATCCGGCTTCGGCGTCAAAGCCGCTGCTGATGGTGCGGAATATCAAGATCGCCGAGATCGCCAACTCTCTTCAACTTCGTGAGGTGCTCGGGCTAATCCAGTCCGGGGAGCCACAGCTAGACGGAAAGCCGCTGGTGCACTAG
- a CDS encoding Npt1/Npt2 family nucleotide transporter: MLSLAERALGLTRRELRRAFPLFAYLFLTMASSVASKAARDALFLDRYRAIDLPYVDIAIAVLVGLAASVYLWIGHRTNLRNLLVGSILFFAANALLFWTWAAVSVVESGALFVAIYIWVGVFSVLAPSQVWTLANYVMTTREAKRSFGFIGSGAILGWIVGGLATRTAVSRFGTANMLAIVAVSLFVCAGLVMVIWRNRPDYVGNDMPATGTDRTAATLFGSLALVRESPYLRAIAALVLISALTTTVAGWQFKAIAKAAIPGTDELAMFFGTFNMIAGIMSLILQLLLTGRVLRTAGVGAALFIVPTAMLMGSMGVFLLGTLVAASALKASDQVLRYSIDKATTELLYLPVPAAHTFRVKSFIDTVVYRLGDAGGGLIVLLFAAGLHWSAVDMSQVSVVLIGAWMLAAFVARRQYVENLRESIHQHRVDSERASMPVMERDATALISSRLKGTTREIAYALSLFEMAHDRKVHPAVRGLLRHEQPEIRRQAISLLARAGDASVKAEVEALLRDPNLEVRTEALLYLTVFDDSDPLERIEALGDFEDFSIRAALVAFLARPGATQNVEASRLVLAKMVEEQGAAGQRTRLEAARLIAMLPDLFERELRTLLDDEDVEVARAAMVAVGKLGKRTLIAPVIDGLADPSLAEVATSALAEFGDRIVGTLRDYLTDEGIRTEVRREIPKVLQAIGSRSAQAVLTESVLDRDVILRYHTITALNKLGQQHPERSTDRKLSESVMAAEIMGHYRSYQVLGTLGASLDDEANPIAHGLRESMEKEAERIFRLLKILYPSYDMHSAYVGLQSNDPVVHDNAVEFLDSVLPPEVRSIVIPLFDREVPVGTRIEAADRMLGASLGDREEAIEVMALSQDPWLRSCAAYAMGEMRLTRFAAKLDEWAKDGDTLLRATAVDAREKLRHAAAAAAGVDAL, from the coding sequence ATGCTGAGTCTTGCAGAACGCGCGCTCGGCCTCACCCGCCGTGAACTTCGACGGGCCTTCCCGTTGTTCGCCTACCTGTTCCTGACCATGGCCAGCAGCGTGGCGAGCAAGGCGGCGCGCGACGCGCTGTTCCTCGATCGCTACCGCGCCATCGACCTGCCGTACGTGGACATCGCCATCGCCGTCCTGGTCGGCCTCGCCGCCAGCGTGTATCTGTGGATCGGCCACCGCACCAACCTGCGGAACCTCCTGGTCGGCAGCATCCTGTTCTTCGCCGCCAACGCCCTCCTGTTCTGGACCTGGGCCGCGGTGTCGGTGGTCGAGTCGGGCGCGCTGTTCGTGGCCATTTACATCTGGGTCGGCGTCTTCTCGGTGCTGGCGCCGTCGCAGGTGTGGACGCTCGCCAACTACGTGATGACCACGCGCGAGGCCAAGCGGTCGTTCGGCTTCATCGGCAGCGGCGCCATTCTCGGGTGGATCGTCGGCGGCCTGGCCACCCGCACCGCGGTGTCGCGTTTCGGCACCGCGAACATGCTGGCGATTGTCGCGGTGTCACTATTCGTCTGTGCCGGCCTGGTGATGGTGATCTGGCGCAACCGTCCCGACTACGTCGGCAACGACATGCCGGCGACCGGCACCGACCGCACCGCGGCCACCCTGTTCGGCAGCCTGGCACTGGTGCGCGAGTCGCCGTATCTGCGCGCCATTGCCGCCCTGGTGCTGATTTCGGCGCTCACCACCACCGTGGCCGGCTGGCAGTTCAAGGCCATCGCCAAGGCCGCCATTCCCGGCACCGACGAACTGGCGATGTTCTTCGGCACCTTCAACATGATCGCCGGGATCATGTCGCTGATTCTCCAGCTGCTGCTGACCGGCCGCGTGCTGCGGACCGCGGGCGTGGGCGCGGCGCTGTTCATCGTGCCCACCGCGATGCTGATGGGATCGATGGGCGTGTTCCTGCTCGGCACGCTGGTGGCGGCGTCGGCGCTCAAGGCCAGCGACCAGGTGCTGCGCTATTCGATCGACAAGGCGACCACCGAGTTGTTGTACCTGCCGGTGCCGGCCGCGCACACCTTCCGTGTCAAGTCGTTCATCGACACCGTGGTCTACCGCCTGGGCGACGCCGGTGGCGGCCTCATCGTCCTGCTCTTCGCGGCCGGCTTGCACTGGTCCGCGGTGGACATGTCGCAGGTCAGCGTCGTCTTGATTGGCGCCTGGATGCTGGCGGCGTTCGTGGCGCGCCGGCAGTACGTGGAAAACCTGCGTGAGAGCATCCATCAGCACCGGGTGGATTCGGAGCGCGCTTCCATGCCGGTGATGGAACGCGACGCCACCGCGCTGATCTCGTCGCGGCTGAAGGGCACCACGCGGGAGATTGCCTACGCCCTCAGCCTGTTCGAGATGGCGCACGACCGCAAGGTGCATCCGGCGGTGCGCGGCCTGCTCCGTCACGAGCAGCCGGAGATTCGCCGTCAGGCCATTTCGCTGCTGGCGCGGGCCGGCGACGCCAGCGTCAAGGCCGAGGTCGAGGCGCTGCTCCGGGACCCGAACCTCGAAGTCCGCACCGAGGCGCTGTTGTACCTCACGGTGTTCGACGACAGCGACCCGCTGGAGCGCATCGAGGCGCTCGGCGACTTCGAGGACTTCTCGATCCGCGCCGCCCTGGTGGCGTTCCTCGCCCGGCCCGGCGCCACCCAGAATGTCGAGGCGTCGCGGCTGGTGCTCGCGAAGATGGTCGAGGAGCAAGGGGCGGCAGGCCAGCGCACCCGTCTCGAAGCGGCGCGGCTCATCGCCATGCTGCCGGACCTGTTCGAGCGCGAGCTGCGTACGCTGCTGGACGACGAGGACGTCGAGGTGGCGCGGGCGGCCATGGTCGCCGTCGGCAAGTTGGGGAAGCGCACCCTGATTGCGCCGGTGATCGATGGTCTCGCCGATCCATCGCTCGCCGAGGTCGCGACCTCGGCACTGGCCGAGTTCGGCGACCGCATTGTCGGCACCCTGCGCGATTACCTGACCGACGAGGGGATCCGCACCGAGGTGCGGCGCGAGATCCCGAAGGTCCTGCAGGCCATCGGCTCGCGGTCGGCGCAAGCCGTGCTGACCGAGAGCGTCCTCGATCGCGACGTCATCCTCCGGTACCACACCATCACGGCCCTCAACAAGCTGGGCCAGCAGCATCCCGAGCGGTCCACCGATCGCAAGCTGAGCGAGTCGGTGATGGCCGCCGAGATCATGGGCCACTACCGCTCCTACCAGGTGCTCGGCACGCTCGGCGCCTCCCTGGACGATGAGGCGAACCCGATTGCGCATGGGTTGAGGGAGTCGATGGAGAAGGAGGCGGAGCGCATCTTCCGGCTCCTCAAGATACTGTATCCCTCCTACGACATGCACAGTGCCTACGTCGGCCTGCAGTCCAACGACCCGGTCGTCCACGACAACGCGGTGGAGTTCCTCGACTCGGTGCTGCCGCCGGAGGTGCGGTCGATCGTCATCCCGCTGTTCGATCGCGAGGTGCCCGTCGGCACCCGCATCGAGGCCGCCGACAGGATGCTCGGCGCCTCGCTCGGCGACCGCGAAGAGGCCATCGAGGTGATGGCGCTCAGCCAGGACCCGTGGCTGCGCTCGTGCGCGGCGTATGCGATGGGCGAGATGCGGCTGACGCGGTTTGCGGCGAAGCTGGACGAGTGGGCGAAGGACGGCGACACCCTGCTCCGGGCCACCGCGGTCGACGCCCGCGAGAAGTTGCGTCACGCCGCGGCTGCCGCCGCCGGCGTTGATGCCCTCTAG